The nucleotide sequence CTTTACAGCACATTCCTTTCATGGCATAGTTTACCGAAGGCCTTTAGTTTCCTGAGCTTAATAGTGTTTGCACTTGCATACTTTCCTCTTTTCTTAACACAGTGAAGAATAGTATGTTACTGAGCTTGTTAATCGCTCATTGGCTTGGCTCATGTATAATTACTGGGAAAGCTTACCCTACTGTAAGTGAGCATTTTAAGTATGTTATATACCAAGCATCGCTCAATTTCAAACTGTATGTACACAGAGGAccattctgtctgtgtctgcattAAAGGTCATACAGTACAGCAAGACACCACTGACCTTCCAGTGAAGATGGCTGCTGCTTTGAAAGGAGGACCTCTGTCAAGGCACCAGTCTTCTCCTGGCTCTGATCAGTTGGCTTCTCCTGTGTGTCCTCACTTAATGTGCACccatcttcctctttctcctcgcCCTCCTCGCCCTCATCACACCTCTCTGTGGGTTCTGGGTTGCAGCGGAGTGATCCCAAGCTCTCGACACAGTCGGGGTTCTGCATGAGTGGCCATGTCTCGCCAGCCTCTCTGGAGATGCAGGGCTCTGGATGGGCTTTCAGATAGGCTAGGACGTTCTCCTCACAGGGGTTTATGCTGCATCTGTAGGGGGAAATGGAGGCTGTGTCAGCAGCATAAATCTCTCCCATTCCTAGCAATAATGATCCAACCACAGTCCCAAGGAGGCACTTCTCTGACAGTAATCTCCCAAACAGACCCAAAGTTAACACCATAACAAGACTGTTGTTGGCCTTGTCTGTGTTTCTCTTCCTGTTCTGAACCAGAGGTGTGTAAAGGAATGGTGTTTGGTTTTGCAAACATTATCCACCACAGCAATGgttgtctgtctatctatctatctatctatctatctatctatctatctatctatctatctatctatctatctatctatctatctatctatctatctatctgtctgtctgtctgtctgtctgtctgtctgtctgtctgtctgtctgtctgtctgtctgtctgtctgtctgtctgtctgtctgtctgtctgtctgtctgtctgtctgtctgtctgtctgtctgtctgtctgtctgtctgtctgtctgtctgtctgtctgtctgtctgtctgtctgtctgtctgtctgtctgtctgtctgtctgtctgtctgtctgtctgtctgtctgtgtctctgtctctgtctctgtctctgtctctgtctctgtctctgtctctgtctctgtctctgtctatctacaCTTCTAGGTCTTTCTGGGATTCCAGGAAACATGATGTCAAACAATATCAGTTGCTGTGCTTGTTACCTGTTCTTCTGACTGTCATATCTGGGCATCCATGTACTAAAATAGATGGTGATTTTTGTTGATGAATTATGATGGTGTTGAACAATGTTAAGTGATGTTGATTGGTGGTTAATTAATGTTGGTTGATGGTTTTGAGCGGAGGTGAGTGGTGTTGTGTCATGGTCCTCACCCCTCGTTGAGGCTGATCTGGGACTGGAAGGGGCTGGTGTCTCTGCTCCGGCCCAGACTGCAGATTTCATCACAGCACAGGGAGGGGATCAAGTGCACTGGGCCTGGAAATCACACAGGAATAACCGTGTGACCGACCGCCAACCATTAGAACGCATGGATGACCTGGCCAAGAAGCCTCAGCGTACAGTAATGCCAGTACCATAGTGATAAAGTCAAAGACTCCATACCACTTGATGTGCTTGTAGAAGCCCACCAGTAATTGGACCTACCACAGGTGTGGCCTGGCCCATGGTGACATTGGCAGCATGGGCGCTGAGGGAAGTCATGGAACTTCCGTCGGTCCAGGCAGGACAACTCTGCTCCACTGTACGGACCATCCTGGGACCTTAGAGATGCTGAAGCAAAAATACACTTTCATAATGGAGACCCCAAACAAGTGCAAGATAGCAGTTGCTATATTTAAATAGCAAAGCCACCTGTTGGTCCCAATGCTACACTGAGATTTCCACACCATTGTAATGACTTCTTTCAAATTCAAGTTGGTCACTCACCGCTGGGCTTCTTCTCCAGCAGCTGTCTCTTGAAGTAGATGACACAGAGGATGAGCAGGGCCAGCAGCACGGTGGCCAGAGCGCTACAGATGACTGCTGCCAGGGCCATGTCCCGAGGGCTGGTCACCACCGGGGGGATGGGAACCAGGTTCACCCGCCCGCTGCCTGAAGGGGCAGAGATAGAGACGGGGTGAGAGAGAAGGTCAATATGAGCATCAAACGTCACCAATGCAGTTCTTCTGACATAATAACATCGCAAATTACAGTAGAAGTTGTAAAAAGtttaattaaataaaacatttcaatTGTATAGTTTTAGAACGACTATATTTTAGAGTCGACTGTGTCATGTCTTTGTCTGACCTTGGTAGTACTATCTGGCCATATTGAAAACAAGTATTTTTCTACACCTGAATTATGTCCATTCTAGGTTTATGTTTATTACTGGCATGTAGTAGCTGTCTTTGACCCACTGAGTCCTCCAAGGAGACAGGCTCAAAGGAGAATGTCTATAGTAgattctccccctccctccagagGATGAGTTATTGCCGTCATTCATCCCCCCACCCCAAGGCCCTCTCATGCCAGTCACACAGCCCCATCATTATGTCTGTGTAGTCTGGCCAGACGTTTGAAAcaagcctggtgtgtgtgtgtgtgtgtgtgtgtgtgtgtgtgtgtgtgtgtgtgtgtgtgtgtgtgtgtgtgtgtgtgtgtgtgtgtgtgtgtgtgtgtgtgtgtgtgtg is from Oncorhynchus gorbuscha isolate QuinsamMale2020 ecotype Even-year linkage group LG19, OgorEven_v1.0, whole genome shotgun sequence and encodes:
- the LOC124005729 gene encoding tumor necrosis factor receptor superfamily member 19-like isoform X1 produces the protein MAWMFGQTWLLLLTFHVIYSSLVPVTAEEETSECREQEYKDQLGNCKPCKQCDAGQELSKECGFGYGEDARCVPCRSSRFKEDRSLQKCKPCLDCGLNNRFQKGNCSTTRNAVCGDCLPGFYRKTKLSGFQDMECIPCGDPPPPYEPHCSGRVNLVPIPPVVTSPRDMALAAVICSALATVLLALLILCVIYFKRQLLEKKPSASLRSQDGPYSGAELSCLDRRKFHDFPQRPCCQCHHGPGHTCGRSNYWWASTSTSSGPVHLIPSLCCDEICSLGRSRDTSPFQSQISLNEGCSINPCEENVLAYLKAHPEPCISREAGETWPLMQNPDCVESLGSLRCNPEPTERCDEGEEGEEKEEDGCTLSEDTQEKPTDQSQEKTGALTEVLLSKQQPSSLEG
- the LOC124005729 gene encoding tumor necrosis factor receptor superfamily member 19-like isoform X2 gives rise to the protein MAWMFGQTWLLLLTFHVIYSSLVPVTAEEETSECREQEYKDQLGNCKPCKQCDAGQELSKECGFGYGEDARCVPCRSSRFKEDRSLQKCKPCLDCGLNNRFQKGNCSTTRNAVCGDCLPGFYRKTKLSGFQDMECIPCGDPPPPYEPHCSGRVNLVPIPPVVTSPRDMALAAVICSALATVLLALLILCVIYFKRQLLEKKPSASLRSQDGPYSGAELSCLDRRKFHDFPQRPCCQCHHGPGHTCGPVHLIPSLCCDEICSLGRSRDTSPFQSQISLNEGCSINPCEENVLAYLKAHPEPCISREAGETWPLMQNPDCVESLGSLRCNPEPTERCDEGEEGEEKEEDGCTLSEDTQEKPTDQSQEKTGALTEVLLSKQQPSSLEG